Genomic segment of Microbacterium sp. BH-3-3-3:
TGACACTCGCCCGCCGCCGCCGCCGCCGCCGCCGCCGCCGCCGCCCGCCTCGGCCCGCCCGCGCCCGACGAGACCGCACACGTTTGTCGAGACCGCATCCGCCGGTCGCCGAACGCGTGCGTCCTCGACGAACGAGTGCGTTCTCGACGAGGGGCCGCGCGCGGCGCGCGCGTCAGAGCGTCGAGACGTCGTGACCCTTCGGCAGCGCCACGGAGAGACCTCCGGCGATGATGCGCGTGTAGATGCGTGTCGCCTCGCCGAACTCGTCGCCGTCCAGTTCGATCGGCTGTGCGGGGGACGTCGCCAACTCGATGCCCGTGCCGCGCAGGTAGCGCACCGAGGTGTCCTTGCGGCGTTCGAGCACGCGGCGCCCCGCGCGGAACTTGCGCAGGACGGAGTTGTCCCACACGATGCTCCGCCAGACACCCAACCAGCCCAGCACGCCGCTCGGCTGGAGGACGGCCACGTCGAGTCGGCCGTCGGCGACGGAGGCGTCGGGGATCAGCGCCACGCCGCCCTGCAGGGCGCCGCAGTTCGCGAACAGCACGCTCTGCACCTTCGCCGAGTGCAGGCGGTGTCCGTTGAGCTGGTACATGACGCGGAAGGGCTTCGCCGAGACGAGCGACCGCGCCGCTCCGTCGACGTACGCGACCCAGCCGACCTGCTTCTTCAGGTCGTCGCGCGTGTTCTGGATCATCGCGGCGTCCAGGCCGATGCCAGCCATGACCGAGAACCCGTGCTCCTCGATCTCGCCGTCGGCCCGGCGGATGCGGGCGAGTCCGGTGTCGATGGGGAGGATGTCGCCTTCGAACGTGGCGCGGATCATCGCGTCGGTGTCGCTCAGCGGAAGGTTCAGGTTGCGGGCGAGGAGGTTCCCCGTGCCGCTCG
This window contains:
- a CDS encoding diacylglycerol kinase family protein, translated to MAAPDEPRDDAESPETVPSDAPAAVKADAAAAEGSSDDFHAARLGDDVDDHVHKDAPDPKDAAEPDDVIHQPEDVQPDTSDESSGEAQRVSADGDEAPIDAEPTAKKRAALIYNPTKVEPEQLRARVAEMAAAAGWAEPLFYETTVDDLGDDSTRAALEEKVDAVVVAGGDGTVRAVAEALTSSGVPLTIVPSGTGNLLARNLNLPLSDTDAMIRATFEGDILPIDTGLARIRRADGEIEEHGFSVMAGIGLDAAMIQNTRDDLKKQVGWVAYVDGAARSLVSAKPFRVMYQLNGHRLHSAKVQSVLFANCGALQGGVALIPDASVADGRLDVAVLQPSGVLGWLGVWRSIVWDNSVLRKFRAGRRVLERRKDTSVRYLRGTGIELATSPAQPIELDGDEFGEATRIYTRIIAGGLSVALPKGHDVSTL